The Labrus bergylta chromosome 14, fLabBer1.1, whole genome shotgun sequence region TTCTGCAGCATTCACATTGAATGTGGAACGTCACAGGGTGTAAATATTGCGGCTCAAAGCGAACAGTCTGAACAGTGCTAGCTAAAGCAGCCTGGAGATATTTTCTCCACTTTTGATAATGAAGCTGACAGAAACTTGTAAACGTGACAGAGAAGCTTTTTATTGTCTTCAGTCGTGACACTGTAAATATGAACCAACACTAAAGATTGTTGAAATGACCATGTACCATTTCTCTGATGTCCTGCtgattaaaatatgtttgattCTCTATCACAGGAAGTGTGTCTCTGATTCTCTCAGCTGTTATTCTGGTCCTCTCAGCTGTTATTCTGGTTCTCTCAGCTGTGCGTCTCTGCTGGAGGACCTTTCTGGACAGGTTTGGACATGTCTCTGATGGTCTTGTGACTTTGCATAGTTTCCTCCCACTTCTCTCCGTCAAACTTCTCCACCGTCACGCTGCGGACAGTCCCTGGATCTAAACAATGTGGGGCAACACctagagagacaaagacaacaacatgaTTTTAAGGTGTTTTCCTTTACAGCAGAGTCGTCTGCTCGATGTCTCTGTCATCCATCATCGCCCGTTAACCTCCCAATGTTGTTGTGacaacaacatttctgtttATAACATAAACAACAATACGTGTGTTTAAAGAGCCGACTGAGCAGGTTAGTTTGGAGTAAACACCGCTCTGTGATGAATTCTGTTTACAGCACAGGGAGGATAGTGTGACAGCTCATACCATATCCATCGGGGTTGGAGCGAGGAGAGTAGAAACTTTGTACCCCGCAGGTCTTACAGAAGGTGTGTTGAGCAACGTGGGTGTTGAACGTGTACGTGGTTAGATTCTCTGACCcctggaagagaaaaagaacatcaaacacacactcacttaaaGCGCTTTAAACTTGAATGTTTGAGAAATCTGAGGCTTTTGTTTGCTACCTGCAAGATTTTGAAGCGACTCTTCGGGACAATGAAGTGACGGTTTTGTTTCTTGGTGCAGACGCTGCAGCTGAAGAACAAAAAGGAGCGACTCAGTTACAGCCCTTTACTTTAAAAAGCATcaaaatccagcctgtggctcatttcctgcatgtcattcccctctcactctccctgatttctgactgtgATGCCC contains the following coding sequences:
- the cenpv gene encoding centromere protein V; this translates as MDLVKHSGGCHCGAVRFEIWSSPDLHVFDCNCSVCTKKQNRHFIVPKSRFKILQGSENLTTYTFNTHVAQHTFCKTCGVQSFYSPRSNPDGYGVAPHCLDPGTVRSVTVEKFDGEKWEETMQSHKTIRDMSKPVQKGPPAETHS